The following are encoded together in the Aciduricibacillus chroicocephali genome:
- a CDS encoding YqhR family membrane protein, with protein sequence MNSQNNETALSVCKRSILTGFIGGILWTMIGTVLAYFKFMQFAPRAILVNPWLKTGWASRWQGGLLAIFLAGILSIFVALVYFVLFRKLSSMWIGTIYGLLIWAVVFIIALPVIRSLPHFGALTKETLVTSACLYILFGVFVGFSISYDYEDTVTNSRTSRRM encoded by the coding sequence ATGAACAGTCAAAATAATGAAACAGCATTAAGTGTCTGCAAAAGGTCTATACTGACCGGATTTATCGGTGGAATCCTCTGGACGATGATTGGTACGGTTCTAGCTTATTTCAAATTTATGCAATTTGCTCCGCGGGCCATACTCGTAAATCCTTGGCTAAAAACAGGGTGGGCGAGCAGGTGGCAGGGTGGGTTACTTGCAATTTTCTTGGCCGGCATTCTATCCATATTCGTTGCACTCGTTTATTTCGTATTGTTCAGAAAGCTATCTAGTATGTGGATCGGAACGATTTATGGTCTTTTGATCTGGGCAGTGGTCTTCATTATCGCCCTTCCTGTAATTCGCAGTCTCCCTCATTTTGGAGCCTTGACAAAAGAGACACTTGTCACTTCAGCATGCCTATATATTCTTTTCGGTGTGTTTGTTGGATTCTCCATTTCATATGATTATGAGGATACAGTCACCAATAGTCGGACGAGCAGAAGAATGTAA